Proteins encoded together in one Thermococcus gammatolerans EJ3 window:
- the minD gene encoding cell division ATPase MinD → MEGRSIVFASGKGGTGKTTTVANLGVALAQFGKEVILIDADITMANLSLVLGMEDIPITLHDVLAREADLKDAIYEGPAGVKVIPGGLSLEKIKKAKPERLREVIREISQMADFILIDAPAGLEMTSVTALLIGKELIIVTNPEISAITDSLKTKLIAEKLGTLPLGAVLNRVTNEKTELTQEEIEAILEVPVLAVIPEDPEVKRASAYGVPLVIKNPTSPAAIAIKQLAAKLAGIKWEPPQPESPIKRVFKAIFGGRR, encoded by the coding sequence TTGGAGGGCCGCTCCATAGTTTTCGCGTCTGGAAAAGGCGGTACTGGAAAAACGACCACTGTGGCAAACTTGGGCGTTGCCTTGGCCCAGTTTGGAAAGGAGGTCATCCTGATTGACGCTGACATCACGATGGCAAACCTAAGTCTCGTCCTCGGTATGGAGGACATTCCCATAACCCTGCACGACGTTCTGGCGAGGGAAGCGGATCTCAAGGACGCAATCTACGAGGGACCAGCGGGCGTTAAGGTAATCCCAGGTGGACTGAGCCTTGAGAAGATAAAAAAGGCGAAGCCTGAGAGGCTCAGGGAGGTTATCAGGGAAATAAGCCAGATGGCCGATTTCATCCTCATCGATGCCCCGGCTGGTTTGGAGATGACCTCTGTTACGGCCCTGCTCATCGGTAAGGAGCTTATAATCGTCACAAACCCCGAGATATCGGCCATCACAGACTCGCTCAAGACAAAGCTCATAGCCGAGAAGCTGGGAACGCTTCCCCTTGGTGCCGTGCTCAACAGGGTAACCAACGAGAAAACTGAACTAACTCAGGAGGAAATAGAGGCCATCCTTGAGGTTCCCGTCCTGGCGGTGATCCCCGAAGATCCAGAGGTAAAGCGCGCTTCGGCATACGGTGTTCCTCTCGTCATCAAGAACCCGACCAGCCCGGCGGCGATAGCGATCAAGCAGCTGGCGGCAAAGCTCGCGGGTATCAAGTGGGAGCCACCGCAGCCGGAGAGCCCAATCAAGAGGGTCTTTAAAGCGATATTCGGCGGCAGGAGGTGA